TCAAAATCTACGGCAAAATTACGGTAGCTACTAGGTATAAACTGACCATATCCCATGGCGCCAGCATAAGAACCTTTGAGTTCAACAGGGTTAAATTTTTGCTCCCGAGATAACAGTAGCATCTGCTCTAATTCGCTTTTGAAAAACTTACTCCTTGGTGGGTAGTCAAAAGCCAATGTCGATAGCGCATCGATAACTCGGTAACTACCGCGGTTTTGGCCATACCGCGTTTCAACTCCAATAATTGCCGCAATAATAGACTGAGGAACACCATACTCTTTCTCTGCTCGTGCCAACGTATCGGCATGCTTAACCATAAAAGCCTTGCCACGCTTTATTCGATCTTCGGTGATAAAGATTTTGCGGTAGCCTTTCCACTCAAGCCGTTTTTCTGCCGGGCGGGCAATCGCATCCAAGATACTCTGTTTCTTATCCGCTTGTGCAAAAAGTGCTTCTAGCTCTTGCTGATCAAAACCATGCTTTTCAACCATTTCAGCGACAAAAGGTTTTACCGCTTGGTGTTCAAGATAGTTTGCATGAGCGATGCTTGCTGCACCTACTGAAGCGGCCAAACCAATGACAGCAGGTTTCCAGACGGCCTGAACAAGGCGTGTTAAATATTTACTCAATGTATCAATCCTTTTTGTTATTTTACCAATTAATTCCTATGACCAACTTATAGATAGTGGCTCACAGGATTACAGTTACCGAGTTCAGTACCAATATCTCTGAACTCTATTTACCTAGCATTTTCTTATGGGTGTGAATCGACATCAAAACACCAAACGCCGCCATTAAGGTAACAATAGAAGTCCCTCCATAGCTTACCAAGGGCAACGGAACCCCTACAACAGGTAACAGTCCACTGACCATGCCGATATTTACAAATACATAAACAAAAAACGTGAGTGTTAAACTACCAGCTAGCATACGGCCAAAAGAGTCTTGGGCATTAACAGCAATAAACAATCCTCGCGCCACAATCAGTACATACAACAAGACCAACAGCACTACACCAACAAAACCAAACTCTTCAGCCAATACAGCGATAATAAAATCGGTATGGCTCTCAGGCAAAAAGTCCAACTGAGACTGCGTTCCTTCAAGCCAACCTTTACCGGTCATACCACCGGAGCCAATCGCTGTTTTCGACTGGATAATATTCCATCCTGCCCCGAGAGGGTCTTTTTCAGGGTCTATTAGCGTCAGAACCCGTTGCTTCTGATAGTCCCTCATCACAAACATCCACATCACCGGGACCAATGCTGCAACAGAGGCGATGAAACCACCTACCAGTTTTCCACTAATCCCAGCTAACAGCAACACAAATATACCCGATGCAGCAATCAATAGTGAGGTACCAAGGTCAGGCTGTTTGATAACCAGAACAACAGGCATAAATATTAGCAGCAACGACCCAAATACATGTTTGAGTTGGGGCGGCAGGTAACGCTCTGACAAATACCACGCCACCATCATAGGAACTGCAAGTTTCATAAACTCAGAAGGTTGAAATCTCGGCAACCCGGGCAGCTGCAACCACCTCTGTGCGCCTTTCGCCCCAGTGCCCATTACCAAAACCGCAGCTAATGCCATCAACCCCATGACAAACAGCCAAGGGGCCCAGCGACGATAGACACTAGGGTCTAACTGCGCAAACACAATCATAACAACAAAAGCGAGCATAAAACGCATCGCCTGCTTTTGTACATGCACCATGCTTTCGCCACTACCACTATAGAGAACAAACAAACCCGTAATGGAAAGCGTCAAGATCAGCACTAGCAATATAGGATCTATATGCAGCCTAAACAGCAAGCTTCTGCGACTTTTTAGATGATAATCGCTACCTGGCAATTGACGGAGAAACTCTTGATTAGCCATGACTATGATTAAATTCCTGCTGCGTCAGGGGTGCTACCGTCTGATCATTATTTGAATTCGAGTCAAGTATCACACTACTTGACGCTTCTTCTTGGTCAGTTTCTGGAAAGTCTAACACCCATGCATCAAATATCTTGCGAGCAACCGGAGCTGCGGCACTACCGCCCCCCCCGCCATTTTCTACAATAATCGCTACAGCTATTTTAGGCATTTCATAGGGGGCAAACCCTACAAACAGCGCATGATCTCTGTGTCGTTCAGCCAATGCCTCAGCATCATAGCGTTCGCCCTGCTTAATACCGACCACCTGGGCAGTACCAGTTTTACCCGCCATTTTATAGGTTGAATTAAGACCGCTACTTCTTGCTGTACCTTTTTTACCATGCATAACCGCCTTCATTGAGCCTAAAATATAGTCCCAGTCATCAGGGTTATTTAAGATAACGTCAGGTGGCTCAGACTCATGCATACGAGGAATTTCCACAGACTCATCCTGACTCACCCCTTCGGAAATTTCCAGTGCCAGGTGTGGTCTGTGCCAACGCCCTCTATTGGCGAGCACTGCGGTAGCAGTAGCCAACTGCAATGGGGTTGTCAGCATAAACCCTTGCCCGATCCCCATATTTAAGGAGTCCCCGGGGAACCAAGGCAAACCTTTAGCACCCCGCTTCCACCCCCGACTAGGCAAAATACCTTTACGATCTTCATCAATATCAATAGCCGTGCGACTACCAATACCAAATTTCTCTAGGTACAACGACATGCGATCAACGCCGAGCTTAAAAGCCATGTCATAAAAAAAGGTATCGCATGACTCAACGATAGAGTCGTACAAGTCAACAACTCCGTGACCATAGCGTTTCCAGTCGCGATAGAACCGTTCATCATTCTTAAGTTGGTACCAACCAGGGTCTTGGATTTTGGTCTGTCTGTTGACCACTGCGGTATCTAACCCTGCCAGACCAATAATGGGTTTGATAGTGGAGCCGGGTGGGTACTGCCCCTTTAATGCTCGGTTAAACAGTGGAATATCAAGCGAGTCTCGCAGAGACGCGTAAGATTTATGGTCGATACCGGTAACAAATAAGTTTGGGTCAAAACTGGGTGTACTGACCAGTGCAAGAATACCACCAGTCTCGGGGTTTATCGCGACAACCGCTCCCCGCCGACCACCCATCGCATCCACCGCCACCTGCTGTAAACGCACATCAATACTGAGAGTGATATCACGACCTGGTAACGGGGGTACTTGATCAAGCACTCTTAATACTCGGCCTCGCGCATTCGTTTCTACTGTTTGATGCCCTACTTTACCGTGCAGCACATCTTCGTAAAATTTTTCTACTCCGAGTTTACCGATATAGTTAGTGGCTGAGTAATTGGCAGCATCAACACGCTTCAACTCTTTAATATTTATACGACCAACATACCCAAGCATGTGAGCCATCAACTCACCGTAAGGGTAGTTTCTAACCAGTTCGGCTTCTACTTCAACCCCTGGCAATAGGTGCCTATTTACCGAAAGTCTGGCGATTTCACGCTCGGACAGTTTTGACTTTAGAGGGACAGGCTCGTAAGGCTTGCGACGATTGTTTAAGCGCTTATCGAAGCGCTTAATCTGCTCGTCGGAAAGTTCGATAATACTTCCGATTTTTGCAATGGTTTTTTCGAGGTCTTCTACACGCTCTTTAACGATTGATACACTAAAAACCGGTTGGTTATCGGCAAGCAAAATGCCGTTTCGGTCATAAATAAGCCCTCGTGTTGGGGCTACTGACTGAAGCTGCATTCTGTTTTTATCGGAGAGTGTGGTGTAGTGCTCATAATCAACCACTTGAAGATAGTAGACCCGCACCACCAACACCGAGGCCATAACAATAATCAACAGCATGGCCAGAATCGCACGAAACGTGAATATCCTTTTCTCCCTGATAGGATCTTTTAACATCCTCACAGAGTTCAATGTTCCAACCTGCAATATTTCAGCGTGCTGTTTTTCAACCTATTAACCTTTGTCTGTAGTAATCATCGGTATCAACTATGATCACTGTCTGTGATAAGGATGATTGCGTGTAATACTCCATGCTCGATAGAGTTGCTCGGCAAGCAGCACTCGAACTAGAGGATGAGGAAGGGTCAGCGGCGATAAAGACCACTGCTGGTCTGCACGCGCCCGACAAGCATCAGAAAGGCCATCAGGCCCCCCTACTAGCAGAACCACATTTCGTCCAGCCATTTGCCAGGTCTCTGCCTGTTTGGCTAGCTTTTCGGTACTCCAGTTACGACCGTTAACTTCTAGCGCGATGACATAGTCGGAGCTCTCAACCGATGCAAGCATCTGCTCACCTTCTCGTTTGATAATGCGGTCAATATCGGCGTTCTTGCCCCTCTGCCCCAACGGAATCTCAACCAACTCAAGGGAAAACTCCGCAGGCATCCGTCGGGCATATTCATCATATCCGTCATTAACCCATGCAGGCATTCGGGTTCCGACCGCTATTAGTTTTATTTTCATCAAGTAACGCCACTATCAAGCGATGAGTCTATAGCCTTGCGGCTGGGAACTGACTAAACGACTACTCAGAGACAACATCTGGACCATCAGTCCAAAAGCGCTCAAGATCATAAAATTCACGGGCTGCAGGCATCATGATATGGGCTACAATTCCACCTAGATCAACAAGTACCCAGTCACTTCCTGCTCCGCCTTCTATACCTAATGGACGAATGCCATTCTTTTTAACTTCTTCAATCACATTGTCAGCAATAGATTTAACATGACGATTGGAAGTACCTGATGCAATCACCATATATTCGGTCACGCTCGTTCGCTCACGCACATCTAGTACATTGATGTCGGTTGCTTTCATATCGTCCATCGCGTTCACGACAATGTCTTTTAACTTTTCACTTTGCATATATGTTTTTTCGTTCGGAAGAATCTTGTAAGTCCAGACATTGCCAGGCTCATCTCAAGTTCGACAGTTTACGTCCTCTAGGAGGTTAATGTTAATTACATGATTTTAATCTTGATAACCATAAAGCTGATTATCACAGATATAACGCCAAACAACATCCGATACCAAATAGCGGGCAGATCGGCCATTTGCAATCGAAGATCTAACTTTTGAGCTTGAAATATCGAGCAGGGACAGCTCAAGCGGCAATATATACCCCGCTCCACATTCAAACAATCTTTCTATTTTTTCAACGCGCTTTGACTCAACTAGCTCTGCCAACTCGCCAGTCGCAGTCAATGGCCACCCAGGCCTGTTTAGGACAATTATATGGGCTAACGTTGGAATTTCCAGCCACTGATGCCAGCTGGCAAACTGATTAAAGGCATCGGTACCTAGCACCAAAGCAATTGGCTCATCCACCCCATACTGTTGCCTCATTGCTTTTAGAGTATCGACCGTATAAGAGGGCCCCTGCCTTAGAATCTCTCGTTGATCAACGATTAAGCGAGGCTCCCCTTCGGTTGCACGTTCTAACATTTCAACTCGTTGCGCCGAAGAAGCGCCCGGCTCACCACGATGGACGGGATTATAGCAGGGTAATAGGTGAACGTTTGACCCTTTCTCAGTTTTATCAGCCAATAACTCACTCAACTCAAGCGCACACCGCAGGTGGCCAAGGTGCACGGGGTCGTACGTCCCTCCCATTATTATCTTCATAGCTTAATGCTTCGTTGCGTTATAGCTCTACTGACGAATATGACCATCACCAAATACGACGTATTTTTGGGAGGTCAAACCATCAAGCCCAACCGGTCCACGCGCATGAATTTTATCCGTAGAGATACCGATTTCTGCGCCCAGACCATACTCAAAACCATCAGCAAATCGGGTAGACGCATTAATCATAACCGAGCTTGAGTCAACCGCCGTAATAAACGTTCGGCCCCGAGTATAGTTCTCAGTGATAATTGAGTCTGTATGGTGGGAGCCATACTTATTGATATGCGCTATAGCCTCTTCCATATCTGCAACAATTTTAACGGATAATATAGGCGCTAAATATTCAGTCGACCAGTCATCTTCTGAAGCTGGGTTGATATCGGTCAGAATGCATCTTGTGGCTTCACAGCCTCTTAACTCAACGCCCTCTTGACGATACTTTTCTGCTAATAGAGGCAAAATTGAAGCCGCAACAGGTTCATCAACTAACAATGTTTCCATCGTGTTACAGGTACCATAACGATGGGTTTTAGCGTTAAAGGCGACATTCACTGCTTTTTCATGGTCAGCATCACGATCAATAAAGACGTGACAAATACCATCAAGGTGCTTAATAACCGTCACTTTAGCATCTCTACTTACACGCTCGATAAGCCCTTTACCACCACGAGGTACAATTACATCAACATATTCAGGCATGGTAATAAGCTCACCTACCGCCGCTCGGTCTGTGGTTTTAACAACCTGTACCGCATCTTCTGGCAGACCTGCTTGAGACAACCCTTGGCTAATACATACTGCAACCGCCTGATTAGAGTGGATCGCCTCTGACCCACCACGCAAAATAGTGGCATTGCCAGATTTAAGGCAAAGGCTGGCGGCCTCTACCGTTACGTTAGGGCGAGATTCATAGATAATTCCCACAACCCCCAAAGGCACACGCATTTTGCCTACTTGAATACCAGAAGGCATAAACTTCATATCGTCAATAATGCCAACAGGGTCTGGAAGGGCCGCAACTTGTTTTAGCCCTTCAATCATTGTGTCTATACGAGCAGGCGTTAGCTCAAGACGGTCAAGCATGGCAGAATCCAGGCCGTTAGCCCGACCATTTTCCAAGTCTAGCTCGTTAGCCTGAGCCAATTTATCTCGTGCGTTATCCAACGCCTCAGCCATCGCTAATAGCGCACGATTTTTCGCTTCAGTACTCGCCTGAGCAATTTTCACTGATGCTTCGCGAGCCTTTTCGCCCACTTCCACCATGTATGCTTTTACATCCATCGCCTGTTCTCAATCTATAAAACTGCTACATTAAACAATACCAAATGAAAATTAAGACCTTAGACACAGTCTAAAGACAACAATCATTTATACGATACGCCAAAAGAGGTTATTATAACCTTCTGAACCAATGACACCAACGTTGAATTAAGGAACACTCCCAGAAGACCTTAATTGATTAAGGATAATAACAAAGACTAATATGCCTCAGACTAGCTTAAGCACTATCATGCGCACCCGCTCTTACCAATGGGCGGCCGCTATCACAGCACTATTGGCCTTAACAGGGTTGCTCACCGGAAAGCTCGAGGGAGCCATTATTGCCGCTGTTTTTTCAGTTCTTCTTTTTATGAACAGCCTCTTCGAAAAGCATCGACCGCAAGAAAAAGAGCAACAGAGAAAACTTCGTCGCAGCCCTTGGACCCATGTTACAACACTATTTTTGGCGTCAGTGACGTTATTGAGTGCACTTTATAGCGAGTTTTCAGCAAGTTCATGGAGTTTTATCCTCCCTATGCTGCTGTTTTTCTTCTACCCGTTAAAAACCGCCGTCATAGCGGTGGCGGTTTATAGCCTCTGCCTACTCATCATTGTTACGCAACTGAGTGAATCGGTAGAAAAACTTGCGTTACTGATCAACTACCTACTTTGCCTGAGCTTAACCGCTGGCTTTGTTTATCTCAGAGAGGTTAAAGACCAGCAACTCAAACCACTCAGGCGCACCGATAATCTAACTCAGGCTTCAATCAAAGAACGGCTTAACGATGATTTAGCAAAA
This genomic window from Alkalimarinus sediminis contains:
- the mltB gene encoding lytic murein transglycosylase B; translation: MSKYLTRLVQAVWKPAVIGLAASVGAASIAHANYLEHQAVKPFVAEMVEKHGFDQQELEALFAQADKKQSILDAIARPAEKRLEWKGYRKIFITEDRIKRGKAFMVKHADTLARAEKEYGVPQSIIAAIIGVETRYGQNRGSYRVIDALSTLAFDYPPRSKFFKSELEQMLLLSREQKFNPVELKGSYAGAMGYGQFIPSSYRNFAVDFDGDGVADILNNPVDAIGSVANYFKKHKWMQGQPVTGLATVTGNDYEKALYKSLKLKYTLEEMAQWGIRSDDGFDPKAKGKLLQLEGKNGTEFWIGLHNFYVITRYNHSHLYAMAVYQLSEALKK
- the rodA gene encoding rod shape-determining protein RodA translates to MANQEFLRQLPGSDYHLKSRRSLLFRLHIDPILLVLILTLSITGLFVLYSGSGESMVHVQKQAMRFMLAFVVMIVFAQLDPSVYRRWAPWLFVMGLMALAAVLVMGTGAKGAQRWLQLPGLPRFQPSEFMKLAVPMMVAWYLSERYLPPQLKHVFGSLLLIFMPVVLVIKQPDLGTSLLIAASGIFVLLLAGISGKLVGGFIASVAALVPVMWMFVMRDYQKQRVLTLIDPEKDPLGAGWNIIQSKTAIGSGGMTGKGWLEGTQSQLDFLPESHTDFIIAVLAEEFGFVGVVLLVLLYVLIVARGLFIAVNAQDSFGRMLAGSLTLTFFVYVFVNIGMVSGLLPVVGVPLPLVSYGGTSIVTLMAAFGVLMSIHTHKKMLGK
- the mrdA gene encoding penicillin-binding protein 2; protein product: MLKDPIREKRIFTFRAILAMLLIIVMASVLVVRVYYLQVVDYEHYTTLSDKNRMQLQSVAPTRGLIYDRNGILLADNQPVFSVSIVKERVEDLEKTIAKIGSIIELSDEQIKRFDKRLNNRRKPYEPVPLKSKLSEREIARLSVNRHLLPGVEVEAELVRNYPYGELMAHMLGYVGRINIKELKRVDAANYSATNYIGKLGVEKFYEDVLHGKVGHQTVETNARGRVLRVLDQVPPLPGRDITLSIDVRLQQVAVDAMGGRRGAVVAINPETGGILALVSTPSFDPNLFVTGIDHKSYASLRDSLDIPLFNRALKGQYPPGSTIKPIIGLAGLDTAVVNRQTKIQDPGWYQLKNDERFYRDWKRYGHGVVDLYDSIVESCDTFFYDMAFKLGVDRMSLYLEKFGIGSRTAIDIDEDRKGILPSRGWKRGAKGLPWFPGDSLNMGIGQGFMLTTPLQLATATAVLANRGRWHRPHLALEISEGVSQDESVEIPRMHESEPPDVILNNPDDWDYILGSMKAVMHGKKGTARSSGLNSTYKMAGKTGTAQVVGIKQGERYDAEALAERHRDHALFVGFAPYEMPKIAVAIIVENGGGGGSAAAPVARKIFDAWVLDFPETDQEEASSSVILDSNSNNDQTVAPLTQQEFNHSHG
- the rlmH gene encoding 23S rRNA (pseudouridine(1915)-N(3))-methyltransferase RlmH, with translation MKIKLIAVGTRMPAWVNDGYDEYARRMPAEFSLELVEIPLGQRGKNADIDRIIKREGEQMLASVESSDYVIALEVNGRNWSTEKLAKQAETWQMAGRNVVLLVGGPDGLSDACRARADQQWSLSPLTLPHPLVRVLLAEQLYRAWSITRNHPYHRQ
- the rsfS gene encoding ribosome silencing factor, giving the protein MQSEKLKDIVVNAMDDMKATDINVLDVRERTSVTEYMVIASGTSNRHVKSIADNVIEEVKKNGIRPLGIEGGAGSDWVLVDLGGIVAHIMMPAAREFYDLERFWTDGPDVVSE
- the nadD gene encoding nicotinate-nucleotide adenylyltransferase; the protein is MKIIMGGTYDPVHLGHLRCALELSELLADKTEKGSNVHLLPCYNPVHRGEPGASSAQRVEMLERATEGEPRLIVDQREILRQGPSYTVDTLKAMRQQYGVDEPIALVLGTDAFNQFASWHQWLEIPTLAHIIVLNRPGWPLTATGELAELVESKRVEKIERLFECGAGYILPLELSLLDISSSKVRSSIANGRSARYLVSDVVWRYICDNQLYGYQD
- a CDS encoding glutamate-5-semialdehyde dehydrogenase — encoded protein: MDVKAYMVEVGEKAREASVKIAQASTEAKNRALLAMAEALDNARDKLAQANELDLENGRANGLDSAMLDRLELTPARIDTMIEGLKQVAALPDPVGIIDDMKFMPSGIQVGKMRVPLGVVGIIYESRPNVTVEAASLCLKSGNATILRGGSEAIHSNQAVAVCISQGLSQAGLPEDAVQVVKTTDRAAVGELITMPEYVDVIVPRGGKGLIERVSRDAKVTVIKHLDGICHVFIDRDADHEKAVNVAFNAKTHRYGTCNTMETLLVDEPVAASILPLLAEKYRQEGVELRGCEATRCILTDINPASEDDWSTEYLAPILSVKIVADMEEAIAHINKYGSHHTDSIITENYTRGRTFITAVDSSSVMINASTRFADGFEYGLGAEIGISTDKIHARGPVGLDGLTSQKYVVFGDGHIRQ
- a CDS encoding GGDEF domain-containing protein, with amino-acid sequence MPQTSLSTIMRTRSYQWAAAITALLALTGLLTGKLEGAIIAAVFSVLLFMNSLFEKHRPQEKEQQRKLRRSPWTHVTTLFLASVTLLSALYSEFSASSWSFILPMLLFFFYPLKTAVIAVAVYSLCLLIIVTQLSESVEKLALLINYLLCLSLTAGFVYLREVKDQQLKPLRRTDNLTQASIKERLNDDLAKEIQRSEREGTELTVMALAIDERGFNQVDEADHDVLLSKLGHLLHENLRAFDSYYRWKDHEFLIVFPYTNTQDGMKTAEKLRLIAKDSLSDSKRPITVSIGTASLNVGDSAESMLNKSLSALKQAQKRGHNRTRSYVDSDASENSATQSAPTSAASDSDH